The following proteins come from a genomic window of Acinonyx jubatus isolate Ajub_Pintada_27869175 chromosome C1, VMU_Ajub_asm_v1.0, whole genome shotgun sequence:
- the KPLCE gene encoding skin-specific protein 32, translated as MCDQQKQPQFPPSCVKGSGLGAVQSTKGTSVKGPAPSQTQTCMKCPAPCQTQTYVKRVTPCPTQTYVKYQVPCQTQTYVKYAAPCQTYVKCPTPCQTTYVKCPAPCQTTYVKCPAPCQTQTCYVQGPSSGQTYYVQAPTSGLAMSCCTPDPSSAPSSTSYCCLAPRTFGVSPLRRWIQRPQDCNSGSSGCCEDSGCCSSGCCGSGCCSSGCYGSGCCCLGIIPMRSRGPACCDHEDDCCC; from the coding sequence ATGTGTGACCAGCAGAAGCAGCCACAGTTCCCCCCATCTTGCGTGAAAGGCTCAGGATTAGGAGCTGTGCAGAGTACTAAAGGTACCTCTGTGAAAGGCCCAGCTCCATCCCAGACTCAAACCTGCATGAAATGCCCAGCTCCATGCCAGACTCAAACCTATGTGAAACGTGTAACTCCTTGCCCAACCCAAACCTATGTGAAATACCAAGTGCCATGCCAGACTCAAACTTATGTGAAATATGCAGCTCCTTGCCAGACATATGTGAAGTGCCCAACTCCGTGTCAGACAACCTATGTGAAGTGCCCAGCTCCGTGCCAGACAACCTATGTGAAGTGCCCAGCCCCCTGTCAGACCCAGACGTGCTATGTACAGGGCCCTTCTTCTGGCCAGACCTACTACGTTCAGGCTCCCACAAGTGGCTTGGCCATGTCGTGCTGCACCCCTGACCCATCCTCTGCTCCCAGTTCCACCAGCTACTGCTGTCTGGCTCCCCGGACCTTCGGGGTGAGTCCCCTGAGACGCTGGATCCAACGGCCCCAGGACTGCAACTCAGGATCATCTGGCTGCTGTGAAGATTCTGGGTGCTGTAGCTCCGGGTGCTGTGGCTCCGGGTGCTGTAGCTCCGGGTGCTATGGTTCTGGGTGCTGCTGTTTGGGAATTATCCCTATGAGGTCCCGAGGTCCTGCATGCTGTGATCATGAGGATGACTGCTGCTGTTAA
- the KPRP gene encoding keratinocyte proline-rich protein, which translates to MCDQQQIQCCMSLPQCCVKGSSYPSQNPSARSQVVVQAPCEMQIVECPAPCPFQVSQVKCQAPCQSQTTQVKCQAPCQSKTTQVKGQASSQSQTTQVKSQASSQSQISCVQSQAPCQPQVSYVHCEAPCPFQTCYMECAPVYYTETCYVECPVQTYIPCPAPQPVQTYVASPPVSQTQGRFSTQCQYQGSSNRCSPQRQSQASYSTCAPQFRSGAYYGDCAPQRQSRAAFSTCAPQCQATGSYRSFTAQRRSRSSTRCLPARQLQPSYRSCSPPRRSAPYYSGCLSSACSSGSCNYCTPPRRSEPIYSSGCPRARTSGCSQRCGPKCRIEISSPCCPKQVPPQKCPVQIPPIRRCSESCAPRPSWGALCPELRPRAESRPLPSFCPPRRRDQSPEPPLHRCPHPAPCPCPRPAPRLYPRPEPSSRSGPRPCPPPRRLSEPCLCPEPRPAPRRFPAQREFPEWRPCLQPYEHPEPHSLPEPIPLPAPCPSPEPCVEPPCDPSPCSGPNPIPCPGDLGCHESSPCRLDTEAPSCDPAAYNQWQGSGDSCGPCDTIPEPQGVSDCGDQGGPYVGVKGGPSAGAKGAYF; encoded by the coding sequence ATGTGTGACCAGCAGCAGATTCAGTGTTGCATGTCACTCCCCCAGTGCTGTGTGAAGGGCTCCTCCTATCCCTCCCAGAATCCCAGTGCCAGGAGCCAGGTTGTGGTCCAAGCACCTTGTGAGATGCAAATTGTGGAGTGCCCCGCACCATGCCCATTTCAAGTTTCCCAGGTAAAATGCCAGGCTCCATGCCAGTCCCAGACCACACAGGTGaagtgtcaggctccatgccagtCTAAGACCACCCAAGTGAAGGGCCAGGCTTCCAGCCAGTCCCAGACCACCCAAGTGAAGAGCCAGGCTTCAAGCCAGTCTCAAATTTCCTGTGTTCAAAGCCAGGCTCCATGCCAGCCTCAGGTTTCCTATGTGCATTGTGAAGCCCCATGCCCTTTTCAGACCTGCTATATGGAATGTGCTCCAGTTTATTATACAGAAACTTGTTATGTGGAATGCCCAGTCCAGACTTACATACCCTGTCCAGCTCCTCAGCCTGTCCAGACTTACGTGGCTTCTCCCCCAGTTTCCCAGACTCAGGGAAGATTCTCCACTCAGTGCCAATATCAGGGCTCCTCCAACAGATGCTCCCCGCAGCGTCAGTCCCAGGCTTCCTACAGCACCTGTGCCCCGCAGTTCCGATCTGGGGCTTACTACGGCGACTGCGCCCCCCAGCGCCAGTCCCGGGCTGCATTTAGCACTTGCGCACCCCAGTGCCAGGCCACTGGCTCTTACCGGAGCTTCACTGCACAGCGTCGCTCGCGGAGCTCCACCAGATGCCTCCCTGCTCGCCAGCTGCAGCCTTCCTACCGCAGCTGCTCCCCACCACGACGGTCTGCGCCCTACTACAGCGGCTGCCTGTCATCAGCGTGCTCTTCGGGCTCCTGTAACTACTGCACCCCTCCGCGCCGCTCGGAGCCCATCTATAGCAGTGGCTGTCCTCGGGCTCGCACTTCAGGCTGCTCTCAGAGATGTGGTCCCAAGTGCCGGATAGAGATTTCTTCCCCCTGCTGCCCCAAGCAGGTCCCCCCGCAAAAGTGTCCTGTTCAGATTCCTCCCATCAGACGCTGCTCTGAGAGTTGTGCCCCACGACCCTCCTGGGGTGCCCTCTGCCCGGAGCTGAGGCCACGTGCAGAGTCACGTCCACTCCCAAGCTTCTGTCCACCGCGGCGTCGGGACCAAAGTCCAGAGCCGCCGCTGCATCGATGCCCACACCCTGCCCCTTGTCCATGCCCACGTCCTGCTCCGCGGCTGTATCCTCGCCCAGAGCCAAGCTCGAGGTCAGGGCCTCGTCCGTGTCCTCCACCGCGGCGACTCTCTGAACCCTGTCTGTGTCCAGAGCCACGTCCAGCCCCACGTCGTTTCCCAGCGCAGCGTGAATTTCCCGAATGGCGTCCGTGTCTACAGCCCTATGAGCATCCAGAACCTCATTCACTCCCGGAGCCAATTCCCCTTCCAGCGCCGTGCCCGAGCCCggagccctgtgtggagccccCGTGCGATCCCAGCCCGTGCTCAGGCCCCAATCCAATCCCATGTCCGGGGGACCTGGGCTGTCATGAGTCCAGCCCATGCCGCCTGGACACCGAGGCTCCAAGCTGCGACCCAGCTGCTTATAACCAGTGGCAAGGAAGTGGTGACAGCTGTGGACCCTGTGATACGATTCCAGAGCCACAGGGTGTCAGTGATTGTGGAGACCAAGGAGGCCCCTATGTTGGAGTAAAAGGAGGTCCTTCTGCTGGAGCAAAGggtgcttatttttaa